A stretch of Chaetodon auriga isolate fChaAug3 chromosome 21, fChaAug3.hap1, whole genome shotgun sequence DNA encodes these proteins:
- the rreb1a gene encoding ras-responsive element-binding protein 1 isoform X1 produces MSRRKQPNPNKVKPVMENSTEEQREAITEEESELTEEKTHNNLKAINGVVEEAASGGEKLQNGDRGGGGGGGGGIMGAEGGGDLSSINAMMSAVMSAAGTINGGGDGGGGSGVTSANSSAGPSPSPSPSKSLTAAMRAPPGRTARRNQDTKDENSAFICPLCDKNCQTQHQLTMHIRQHNADTGATDHSCSICGKCLSSASSLDRHMLVHSGERPYKCNICGQTFTTNGNMHRHMKIHEKDPASGLLPVSPPSPTKRRRPSVKRRLEEENGEEPPGKKVVEDAVAEESSAAVRGAEEELLPCPICFKTCSSRLELDAHMDAHPDTALRCDLCCLSFRTHRGLLRHNAGVHKLLPQDPSGRPFIQNNPSIPTGFNDLAFIDFSCKKFAHIAQVWCETNLRRCISKFHRFVCDCCDKAFPLRSALDLHKTTSHPENPTTDTQEVEDQAEDGAAENGVENDSQDVEEEVVPSEQASFLEGLGLQHISKVKSGPTDDEIHQAHLDSIKVIHVEPPSSSLPQEPASAYLSGGLGLTLGLGVGGLAALSIPLLEGAGSASALQGLSQREALSLLSLQPFQTGFLLQPDGGAATGSAASSGVKPGEAGGAGIMELADIQQILKVASAAPNQMGLTLPPLAKAPGFAGGQGQVQGQKSMPPLKPKPPITPRSSLTATTPPPLQSSQQASLGCISPSLPPPNPTLFKTPSSSSSSSSSAGNGGQLDAEFMGDSRTPLSDSPPAATTAVHEEAVLSGRKPGTKGGNNANAGSAKGSFPCRFCDQVFAFSGVLQAHMRFHLGILPHQCNICDYVAPDKATLIRHLRTHSGERPYVCRVCHYPFTVKANCERHLRKKHAKTSRKDIEKNIKYVTSTTTANIAAAITAATTTTQDAETGCTGAETACRFCGEDLKTYRALQIHLRTHNGCQRKPFECRRCGAAFLAKRNCIHHLLKQHPEVQEREIEEHIATLVPATVPAATVTSGRAAAVNQMVLNGVSQPPIQALQAVKVEEMANVIYPTELDQPLDFSAKGRGSGSQVGSPGIKLETVSPSFDCSVLDQPIDLSIPSKRQRREAASAGEKREIKTEQSVSSIVEQQQALASSKEEKTASTLPPLHPHPQLGCYQLPPGSTPPPASLPNLSNSARAQRLKPLLPKPASSTSSSSSSPSTALKELPPLASIAQIIHSVSGAPDLLKREAAALEGKPPAAIASSQADSDATGASAAPEAQSDDTSEGSARKRSRKKPAALTVKEKAVSGGGIDLESSGEFASVEKMLATTDANKFSTYLQTGAADLAGKRDDRAGGAEEKEGGAKEEVKSAASAVAPQSKGKKNAYSNSVQKMTCPFCPRVFPWASSLQRHMLTHTGQKPFPCPKCDAFFSTKSNCERHLLRKHGVTHRTLRRNGALVKKDGDEGSHESAESQSETEQVAPEAQDLSAAADSGSTPTVDSPSPSKPQEVGPTTASATQRASHGGSPAQQQETETTEPPEQQGAPESSAAEGKQPPQSSGTKVESADDDDCHSNKSLDLNFGKKLIDFKLSTSSGPAQEEQPSQPSSSSCSSSSTSSTSAPQAATESQEKEKSATPSSSSSSSSSSPVVKQQPEYKHVCRVCQKSFRYATTLARHERAHLSEETPTPAPVEESPPVKEEATESHAAKPTEEEKEEEQKREAEMEEEEGGVRGGESEGGESGESEEEEKEKEERSDEEASEPKSLEGGETSGRRVDKRKKICNVCGKRFWSLQDLTRHMRSHTGERPYQCQTCERTFTLKHSLVRHQRIHLKPRGADGASAGNDDASEDGDSCAPTPTSTCPPSENESECGSGAAGVKELEEEDVKEEGEEDDGAESAPAEEEQAEPPAAVTSEEPDAERKTELSANSTTEQPSVDTTASQQATDTETTAGDDSSAGDLKSTPESNPSKDPSPSSSSSPPAESAAAAPAEGFIQGLLEIHAKPPLEHILPNGEPPLVGVD; encoded by the exons CCGTCATGGAAAACTCCACAGAGGAGCAGCGAGAAGCGATAACTGAGGAGGAGTCAGAGCTAACGGAGGAGAAAACGCACAATAACCTCAAAG CGATCAACGgagtggtggaggaggcagcgagtggaggagagaagctACAGAACGGAgatcgaggaggaggaggtggaggaggaggaggaatcatgggagctgaaggaggaggagacctGTCCTCCATCAACGCCAtgatgtcagcagtgatgtcagcagCAGGAACCATCAATGgcggaggagatggaggaggagggagcggagTCACCTCGGCCAACTCCTCCGCCGGGCCCTCCCCAAG cccctcccccagcaagtCGCTCACGGCAGCTATGAGAGCGCCGCCGGGCCGCACCGCACGACGCaaccag gacACCAAAGACGAGAACTCAGCTTTCATCTGTCCACTGTGTGACAAAAACTGTCAAACTCAGCACCAGCTCACCATGCACATCAGACAG CACAACGCCGACACCGGAGCGACCGACCACTCCTGCAGCATCTGCGGGAAGTGCCTGAGCTCGGCCTCGTCGCTCGACAGACACATGCTGGTCCACAGCGGGGAGAGACCCTACAAATGTAACATCTGTGGACAGACCTTCACCACCAACGGCAACATGCACAG ACACATGAAGATCCATGAGAAGGACCCTGCCAGCGGTCTGCTCCCCGTTAGCCCCCCCTCGCCCACCAAACGCCGCCGTCCATCCGTcaagaggaggctggaggaggagaacggAGAGGAGCCACCCGGCAAGAAG gtggtGGAGGACGCGGTGGCGGAGGAGTCGTCAGCGGCGGTCcgtggagcagaggaggagctgctgcccTGTCCAATCTGCTTCAAGACCTGCAGTTCCAGACTGGAGCTGGACGCACACATGGACGCACACCCCGACACCGCACTGAG gtgtgatctctgctgcctctctttCCGCACCCACCGTGGTTTGCTGCGCCACAACGCGGGGGTTCACAAGCTGCTCCCCCAAGACCCCAGCGGCCGCCCCTTCATCCAGAACAACCCCTCCATCCCCACTGGCTTCAACGACCTGGCCTTCATCGACTTCTCCTGCAAGAAGTTTGCTCACATCGCTCAG GTCTGGTGCGAGACAAACCTTCGTCGCTGCATCAGTAAGTTCCATCGGTTCGTGTGTGATTGCTGTGACAAGGCGTTCCCCCTTCGCTCTGCGCTGGACCTGCATAAAACCACCTCCCACCCTGAAAACCCCACCactgacacacaggaagtggaggacCAGGCAGAGGACGGAGCTGCAGAAAACGGTGTGGAGAACGACAGTCAGGATGTTGAAGAAGAGGTCGTGCCCTCAGAGCAGGCCAGCTTCCTGGAGGGACTGggtctgcagcacatttctaaG GTGAAGTCTGGTCCCACCGACGATGAGATCCATCAGGCCCACCTGGACAGCATCAAGGTGATCCATGTGGAGCCGCCATCCTCCAGCCTCCCTCAGGAACCGGCCTCAGCCTACCTGTCTGGAGGTCTGGGACTGACTCTGGGGCTGGGTGTGGGTGGTCTGGCGGCCCTCAGCATCCCCCTGCTGGAGGGTGCGGGCTCTGCCTCGGCCCTGCAGGGCCTCTCCCAGAGAGAGGCCCTGAGCCTACTCTCCCTGCAGCCCTTCCAGACCGGCTTCCTCCTGCAGCCCGATGGGGGCGCTGCGACAGGTAGCGCGGCCTCATCTGGAGTCAAACCCGGAGAGGCCGGTGGAGCCGGGATCATGGAGCTGGCGGACATCCAGCAGATCCTCAAAGTGGCGAGTGCAGCACCGAATCAGATGGGACTGACCCTCCCACCTCTGGCCAAAGCTCCAGGATTCGCTGGAGGTCAAG gtcaAGTCCAGGGTCAGAAGTCAATGCCTCCGTTGAAGCCAAAACCTCCCATCACCCCTCGTTCCAGCCTCACGGCGACAACTCCTCCCCCCCTCCAGAGCTCCCAGCAGGCCTCACTGGGCTGCATCAGCCCCAGCCTGCCACCTCCCAATCCGACTCTCTTCAAGACGCCCTCCTCATCgtcttcgtcctcctcttcagccGGGAATGGGGGTCAGTTGGATGCAGAGTTTATGGGTGACTCTCGCACGCCTTTGTCTGATTCGCCGCCAGCTGCTACCACAGCAGTACATGAGGAGGCAGTGCTGAGCGGGCGAAAGCCAGGTACCAAAGGAGGAAACAACGCCAACGCCGGCTCGGCTAAAGGCTCGTTCCCATGCCGATTCTGCGACCAGGTGTTCGCCTTCTCCGGCGTCCTGCAGGCTCACATGCGCTTCCACCTTGGTATCCTTCCCCACCAATGCAACATCTGCGATTACGTGGCTCCAGACAAAGCCACGCTGATCCGACACCTGCGGACACACAGCGGGGAGCGACCCTACGTCTGCCGGGTCTGCCATTATCCTTTCACTGTCAAGGCCAACTGCGAACGCCACCTCAGGAAGAAGCACGCCAAGACCTCAAGGAAAGACATCGAGAAAAACATCAAGTAcgtcacctccaccaccacagcgaACATCGCCGCAGCGATCACTGCCGCAACGACCACCACCCAGGATGCGGAGACGGGCTGCACCGGAGCTGAGACAGCGTGCCGGTTCTGCGGTGAGGACCTCAAGACCTACCGGGCACTGCAGATCCACCTGCGTACACACAACGGCTGCCAGAGGAAGCCGTTCGAGTGTCGGCGATGCGGCGCCGCCTTCCTGGCCAAGCGCAACTGCATCCACCACCTGCTGAAGCAGCACCCCGaggtgcaggagagagagatcGAAGAGCATATTGCCACACTCGTGCCTGCCACCGTGCCCGCCGCTACCGTCACCTCTGGTCGAGCTGCTGCGGTGAATCAGATGGTGCTGAACGGGGTGAGTCAGCCTCCAATTCAGGCACTTCAAgcagtgaaggtggaggagatggcCAACGTGATTTATCCCACGGAACTGGACCAGCCGCTGGACTTTTCCGCCAAGGGTCGTGGATCCGGCAGCCAGGTGGGGTCCCCTGGGATCAAACTGGAGACCGTCTCCCCCAGCTTTGACTGCTCCGTCCTGGACCAGCCTATTGATCTGTCCATACCTAgtaagaggcagaggagggaggcagcGAGCGccggagagaagagggagatcAAGACGGAGCAGAGCGTCAGCAGCAtcgtggagcagcagcaggctctgGCTTCGTCCAAGGAGGAGAAGACAGCGAGCACCTTGCCTCCTctacacccccacccccaactcGGCTGCTACCAGCTCCCCCCTGGATCCACCCCTCCCCCTGCATCCCTCCCCAACCTCAGCAACTCTGCACGAGCCCAGCGCCTCAAACCCCTGCTCCCCAAACcggcctcctccacctcctcctcctcctcctcgccctcgACAGCCCTGAAGGAGCTGCCTCCTCTGGCCTCCATCGCTCAGATCATCCACTCTGTCTCCGGAGCTCCAGACCTACTGAAGAGAGAGGCCGCCGCACTGGAGGGCAAACCCCCGGCGGCCATCGCTTCCTCTCAAGCCGACTCAGACGCCACAGGAGCCTCCGCCGCTCCGGAGGCACAAAGTGACGACACGTCTGAGGGGTCCGCCAG gaAGCGCTCCAGGAAGAAGCCTGCTGCCCTGACAGTGAAGGAGAAGGCCGTGAGCGGCGGCGGCATCGACCTGGAGTCCAGCGGGGAGTTCGCCAGCGTGGAGAAGATGCTCGCCACCACCGACGCCAACAAGTTCAGCACCTACCTGCAGACCGGAGCCGCCGACCTGGCAGGAAAGAGAG atgacagagctggaggagcagaggagaaagagggaggagcgaaggaggaggtgaagagcgCGGCGTCGGCCGTGGCGCCGCAGTCCAAAGGAAAGAAGAACGCCTACTCCAACTCAGTCCAGAAGATGACCTGCCCCTTCTGCCCCCGAGTGTTCCCCTGGGCCAgctccctgcagagacacatgctgacacacaccg GTCAAAAGCCTTTCCCCTGTCCCAAGTGCGATGCCTTTTTCTCCACCAAGTCCAACTGTGAGCGCCACCTGCTGAGGAAACACGGCGTGACTCACCGGACGCTGCGACGCAACGGCGCCCTCGTCAAGAAAGACGGAGATGAAGGATCGCACGAGAGTGCAG AGAGTCAGTCTGAGACCGAGCAGGTAGCGCCAGAGGCACAAGATCTCAGCGCCGCCGCAGACTCAGGCTCCACCCCCACCGTGGATAGTCCCTCCCCCTCCAAACCACAAGAGGTGGGGCCGACGACAGCGAGCGCCACCCAGAGAGCGAGCCACG GTGGAAgtccagcacagcagcaggagacagaaaccACAGAGCCGCCGGAGCAGCAGGGGGCGCCAGAGAGCAGCgcagcagagggaaaacagcCTCCACAGAGCAGCGGCACAAAG GTGGAGAGCGCGGACGATGACGACTGCCACAGCAACAAAAGTCTGGACCTGAACTTCGGCAAGAAGCTGATCGACTTCAAGCTGTCCACGTCCTCCGGCCCCGCTCAGGAAGAACAGCCCTCCcagccttcatcctcctcctgctcctcatcctccacatcTTCTACCTCTGCTCCCCAAGCAGCAACAGAGAGccaagaaaaggagaagagcgctacgccctcctcctcctcctcctcctcctccagcagccctGTGGTGAAGCAGCAGCCGGAGTACAAACACGTCTGCCGAGTGTGTCAGAAGAGCTTCCGCTACGCCACCACCCTCGCTCGCCACGAGAGGGCGCACCTCTCCGAGGAGACGCCGACTCCGGCGCCTGTGGAGGAGAGCCCGCCGGTGAAAGAGGAGGCGACAGAGAGCCACGCAGCCAAAccgacagaggaggagaaagaggaggagcagaagagagaggcagagatggaggaggaggaaggaggagtcAGGGGAGGcgagagcgagggaggagagagcggggagtcagaggaagaggagaaggagaaggaggagagaagcgATGAGGAGGCGTCAGAACCAAAGAGTTTAGAAGGAGGAGAGACATCAGGAAGACGAGTcgacaagaggaagaagatctgTAACGTCTGCGGCAAAAGGTTCTGGTCTCTGCAGGACCTGACCCGGCACATGAGGTCACACACAG GTGAGCGGCCCTACCAGTGTCAAACCTGCGAGAGGACTTTCACCTTGAAACACAGCCTGGTTCGCCACCAAAGGATCCACCTGAAGCCCCGCGGAGCCGACGGAGCCTCGGCCGGGAACGACGACGCCAGCGAGGACGGAGACTCCTGCGCCCCGACCCCGACCTCCACCTGCCCGCCCTCAGAGAACGAGAGCGAGTGTGGCAGCGGCGCCGCGGGGGtcaaggagctggaggaggaggacgtcaaagaggagggcgaggaggatGACGGAGCAGAATCGGCCCCGGCGGAGGAAGAACAAGCAGAACCTCCGGCCGCCGTCACATCTGAAGAACCGGACGCCGAGCGAAAAACGGAACTTTCAGCAAACTCTACGACTGAACAACCTTCTGTTGACACGACGGCCAGCCAACAAGCTACTGACACCGAGACGACTGCCGGCGACGACTCCTCCGCCGGCGACCTGAAGTCAACGCCCGAATCAAACCCCTCCAAAGACCCCTCTCCCTCATCCTCCAGCTCTCCGCCAGCGGAGTCCGCGGCAGCTGCCCCCGCAGAGGGCTTCATCCAGGGGCTGCTGGAGATCCATGCCAAGCCCCCTCTGGAGCACATCCTGCCCAACGGAGAGCCTCCTCTGGTCGGGGTAGACTGA